In Primulina eburnea isolate SZY01 chromosome 3, ASM2296580v1, whole genome shotgun sequence, one DNA window encodes the following:
- the LOC140826076 gene encoding F-box/LRR-repeat protein At1g67190-like, translating into MEYLPVEVVGNILSRLGAARDIVIASATCRKWQEAWRNHLHTLTFNSSDWPFYHEFSTDRLEILITQTIFQTRGLQCLSIILDDVDEFAAAPVVAWLMFTRETLRQLHYNVRTTPSINILEKCGRQKLEVLSLAHNILTGVEPIYQRFPRLRSLSLSYVSISALDLSLLLTACSKIEVLNLISLDIIMSDPQATMELSSNSLKDIYVEAISLDKFMLEADSLEKLHLKDCTLEVFELVGKGMLRLLKIDDVSVIHLDIGESAENLEIVDVSNFTITWAKFHNMISRSSRLRQLRLWDILFDDEDEAVEIETISSCFPSLSHLSLSFDLREATVQYGLQGSFVLENVNVLELGWTVISDLFSMWVSGLLERCPHLRKLVIHGVVSETKTHEECNMLANFTSSIVRLMRKYLHVEVQFEYE; encoded by the coding sequence atggAGTATCTTCCAGTTGAAGTTGTCGGGAACATACTATCACGGCTGGGGGCTGCTCGGGACATTGTGATTGCATCTGCGACTTGCAGAAAGTGGCAAGAGGCTTGGAGGAACCATCTCCATACTCTTACATTTAATTCTAGTGATTGGCCATTTTATCACGAGTTTTCCACTGATAGGCTTGAGATACTTATAACTCAAACAATATTTCAAACCAGGGGACTGCAGTGCCTTTCTATAATTTTGGACGATGTAGATGAATTTGCTGCTGCTCCAGTTGTTGCCTGGCTCATGTTCACTAGAGAAACATTGCGTCAGCTGCATTATAATGTGAGGACAACACCTAGCATCAACATTCTCGAAAAATGTGGTCGGCAAAAGCTTGAAGTATTGTCTTTGGCTCACAATATACTTACAGGGGTTGAACCTATTTACCAGAGATTCCCCCGCCTAAGATCCTTATCTCTGAGTTATGTCAGTATATCAGCATTGGATTTGAGTCTTTTGCTCACTGCCTGTTCCAAAATTGAGGTCTTGAACTTAATCAGTCTAGATATTATCATGTCCGATCCACAAGCTACCATGGAGTTGAGTAGTAACTCATTGAAGGATATTTACGTTGAAGCAATCAGTTTGGATAAGTTTATGCTGGAGGCTGACAGTCTAGAGAAGTTGCACTTGAAAGATTGCACACTTGAAGTGTTTGAGCTTGTTGGTAAAGGGATGCTGAGGTTACTAAAGATTGACGATGTAAGTGTCATCCATCTTGACATTGGTGAGAGtgctgaaaatttggagattgTCGATGTGAGCAATTTTACGATCACATGGGCAAAGTTCCATAATATGATATCACGATCGTCAAGATTACGACAGCTTAGGCTTTGGGATATCCTGTTTGACGATGAGGACGAGGCTGTGGAAATAGAGACAATTTCTTCGTGCTTTCCTTCACTAAGCCATCTATCCTTGAGTTTCGATCTGAGAGAGGCAACAGTTCAGTATGGGTTACAAGGTTCTTTTGTTTTGGAGAATGTGAATGTCTTGGAACTCGGGTGGACTGTAATCAGTGACCTGTTCTCAATGTGGGTCTCAGGACTCTTGGAAAGATGCCCTCACCTCAGGAAGTTGGTTATCCATGGAGTGGTTTCAGAGACCAAAACGCATGAAGAATGCAACATGCTAGCCAACTTCACCTCATCCATTGTCAGACTCATGAGGAAGTACCTTCATGTGGAGGTTCAGTTTGAATATGAATAG